The window AGTCCTCCTCGCTGCCCGTGTCCTCCAAGCGGCCACCGACCCCTGCGGGTCGCCTGACCCCGGTCTCGGTGTTGAGGTCGGGCTCCTCTCGGTCGTGCTCGTCCATCAGGAACTGGGTGGTGTTGTAGGGGGCCACTGGGAGCCCCTTGGCGAACATCTCCTCTCTCACCCGGGAGGCCCTGGCCGTCTCCTTCTCTTCCAGggcttttctttcctcccagGAAAGTTTATAATACGGCTTCCAGTTGCGCTTCTTCCTGGTGGTCCTGCGTCTGTGCCTCTTCTTGCCCAGACGCGCATCTAAGCCAGTGTCAGAGTCGATGAGCGAACTCTCCTCTTGCACCTGGTTTAAAGTCTCCTCCAGCTGTCTGTCTTCACCGTTTTTCCCGTGTGAGATGTGATTATCGTCTCCCGCTGCAAGAACACTGGGTTTCTGACGAGGCTGAGCCGAAATCGGGCACTTTGGGAGCTCGTTTCCGGCTGCTAAGGCAGGGCACACCCCCCTCTGTCCGCCTTTCATTTGCCATAACTTGTCTGTGTTGATATCCCCACAGTTCtccgcctgctgctgctgcttctggcCTCTCTGTCGCCCCCTGTCGCCGTTCTCTGGTCCACCAGGGTTGCTGGCTGGGAGATGCTCCATAGCGTCTCCGCTGATCCCACCTGATGGGCTGCGCGAAGTTTTCAGGTGATGGGTCTGCTGCGCTGGCTCTGTCATCCCGATGTTCCGCTCCGATGGCTCcacttcagcgcatttcagATCATGTTCGCGCTCTCAAAACCGAGCTGCAAAGTTCGTTAAAAAGGCGTTAAACTTAATTTCGAAAAATATATACTTATTCCAGAATGAGCCGATGTCACTAAAGAAAGTTTGAATCTGGAGGCTTGTAAACAAACTCTCGCAGACTAAAAGTAAACTTCCGAACAGTAAACACTTGTTACTCCTCCAAGGGTTTGTCAGAGCAACTGTCGCTAACTACCATTAACTGTTTCGATGCTGTCAGAGCTATCGTTCACCCGGAGACGACGTTCAGCCGTCACAACAGTGTCCAGTGTGCTACTCAAGAAGAGGGAGCTCGTGTTTATATAGCAGCTCCGCCTCTTGCCGTGCGCATGCTGCTGCTTGTAACCCCCGTTGGATTGTGGGACATGAGGTTTTAATTTCAATAAAGCGCTAGTGGAGGCATCCGCTCTAAACTACATAGTCCACAAGTCTACCATAACTGACGAGCATTTCAACCAATCAAATAGTAGAATCTTGAGCGCCATAATGCCCACACCTCTCTTTGTTGATTGGACAAGAGGATAACTTTGCTGTTGCTAAGCTTAAACTATTTTATGATTGGACAGCCCTGTAGTCAATCAAAAGCACGTAATCCACTCCGAGAAAGTAGTCCGGGGCATTTTTATGGGCGATACTATCTACAAATAAGGGGTCACAATTAAAAGTTGGGAAATAAAAGTTTACTTAAATACTTGCGAATTACATTGTATCATAAAttgaacaaataaacatattgtGTACGCGAGAGCATGGggtcagtttttatttgatgACCACGGCGTCTAACCGGGTATTAATATTAGAATATAAACCCTCCTGTGTTTTAGGCAAAATGAAGGAAACCTCTTATGGAAACTAGTCCGTTTTAAATGTCCACCTAAGAAAACTATTAAAGCGGCTCATCTCAATGTTCaatcatttttcttgttttgttgcatgAAAATGCGTCGTCCTGTAGCGAGATGGATTGTTAGACGTTTCAGTAAGAATACTCTGTATGTTGTGCGGAGTGATACGTTGTGGGCAGGGGCTCGGGGGAACTCTGGAATTAGCGTAAACAAACGACATTTATTGTCAAGCTGCGGCTACGTGCACAGCTCCAAGCCCCTCGTTGTTTAAGGGTGGGTCAGGCGATCTCACACTTGCTCAATAATCATGTTTCCAGAGGACGGAGTGGTGTAGATCAGTTTTGACTGTTTATGCGCAGCCCATGTTCTAATATGCAGTGTTAGTTTTACACTGTTGTGTCGTGTGAACAGCTAAGGATAAGCTAGCTGGCTAGCGTTAGCTAAACGCTAACGTTGGTTAGTGAATGAGCGCTGTGTGGTGTCACTCCCAAACTAAACACTGCACCATTTTAGAAAGTATGAAGCCATACGCACTACAGTCACAATAAAAGTAAAGTCTAAGTACGGCAACTGCTAATAGCAAATAGTTCATAACGAGGGCCAGTATTGCCTTCAAACGTCATACTATACATAAATCCAGGCTAGCTGGTGCTAACGCTAACTAGTAATCCATGAGCGATCGTTCAGATACAAACAAAGTGTTTCCTTATGTTCGTGTGTTATGTTTGCTGGTTGGGCTGCGGTGAATAttcaacaaaatcaataaacGACCAAACTTGCCTCAGAATTTCTGAGATTTTCTGACGCTAGCGAATTGCTAACTAGGCCAGTGTGTTAATACTGGGCCGGCGTAATTACTGGAACCTAATGTTTTCCATGTGAATTTTTGCACAAAAGAATTACGATTAATTTAAGTATTTACAGTATGGCATTCTATCAAAACGACATAGACCACAGCTCGTAACGGTACatcaacagactgaaaaacaaccctCGTCTGTACTAATCCGCGACATGGAACCCTCGCTGAACTATTTCAGCTCCAGGAAGTAGACAGCCCCCGATCTTCCAAAGCAGCACTGAAGCTTCCCTTTATTTTATTGATGGTTAGCAAGCTGTAGTTGGCTTTTACACGTCAAACTAACCAGATACTCATATGTTGCCTATAACTTTTCTTTATCGTCGAGtcgtgtaaaaaaaaatgttgaaatgaattGTTGTTTGCTTAAAAATTACAGCAACCTTGTTGTGGAGTATAAATATCTTaatatttgttttgcatttttctgctctgttgcaCAGTCTTTACTTTCAAATGGTATTTTGAAGGTGCATTTGGATGCTGGATGTCCCGCTGGTCCCTGTGAGGGAGTCAGTACACTGATTGCTTTTCTTtaataactgtgtgtgtttcacaatactgtgcaaaaacacagtttCCAGTTACCACAAAGCATTTTACTTCTATTAATGGACGAAATTGGTTATTCAGTCTGTGACCTCTTATGGTCTCTCCTGTAACATTGCTTTTAAGACTGGGAGTCCAATGGCTGCAAACCACACAGGCCTACTGCTTCTACTAATAGAAGCAGGCAGAGTTTCAGCTCTGGCACATAAGCTGAGCTGGGAATTCTGCGAGGAAGAGGTGTTACGTTCCAGTTAATATAAAACCTAATGACCACGGAGATTGAGCAATCATACCAAGAGTTCCCATCTTGTCAAATCAAGGAGCGGTTTCAGCCACAGAACCAAAGCAGCTCCTGCATAGATCACAGCTTGTGAGGATTAGTAGGCATGACTTAATCTCTCACCCCGTCCAACGTGGTTGTTGCTGCGATTGAGAAAAGATAAAAGGTAGAAATTGTCATAGGCCTTCGTATGGCCTTGAAGTGTAAATTTAAGCAATGGCTGATATCCATCTGAGTGCAGAAGGGCTGTGCCTTTTAGATGTTCACAATAGACAGCCAGGCCACATTTGGTGTTTTTGCAGCAGACAGGTGGCAAATCCTGGATGCATCAGCTGCATTAAATGGCTGAATGAGTGAAAGAAACATATCACTTTAAGTGCCCCCCAGCCCTGCCTGTTTGTGTGATCTTGTGGCTTGCTGTGGATCAGGGAATCACATGTTATGCTCTTCCTGACAGCACCAGTTTCAGACTGCTCAGCTGCCCCCCCTCTGCTCCCTGTTATAACTCCATTATAAAAGACTTAATTAAGTTTCCTGCCAGTTCTCTGCCACCGTGCCTTTCCTCCCCATCCACTCACAGCTGAAGATATAAGTCTGTCTTTCCCCTCCCAAACGGCACATCACCGTTTAGATCCTTCTGTGCGCAGAGGATGAATTAGAGTTTAACAGAactgattgttgttgttgttgttgaaatgtttgcagtttgttttcatggccaccagggggcgctaCACCCCAACTGATTGGTCTATTAAGAATTGCAGAGGGAATATTTGTGTATCCCAGAACTTTTGAAAGACGCGTGTTGTCCTCTTGAAGCTCACCCGGAAAATATGAAAGGATTTCAGCTGATGGATGACCAGAGATGCTGTGACAtcttcatcaacacacacacagcaacactgcaGGTAAGTTAACATTTGTCATAAGTTTTTCTTAGATGCTTCAGCCCATTAAATGTTCGTACATATGTTTATTCACTTATTTAGGATTTCTCTGCACTGTTACTTTGTATTTGATCGTGTCAGAGAgcagaattttttaaaaagaaataattaaagcTTTAACCAAAGAAGCAGGTAAGATGACACCATAACACGTGACTCTGATCAGCTCTTAATATTTTTGCTAAAGATCGGGATGTGCTCAGAGGGCTTTTTAAAGTTTCAAAGTTTCATTTGACCAGCCCCGGTGGTGTTGGTtggggcaggaggaggaggaggaggaggaggcgcaGGTGCGTAAAGTGTGCGCCTTGTTTGGAGTCATATTACGCACGGGCATGGAGAGCAGCGCCTGGGAGGgactctttccttttttctttttttatccacATGTGGAAAAGGAATAACTGTTGCGctcgtctgtctctctccctgcccGGGGCCTTTCTGGGGCAGCTCAAATCTGCGCTTGCGGGGCGAAACTTGCACCCCCACCCCGACCCCCCCACGCCCCCCAGACTTACTTCTACCGGAAAATTAAAGCTCGAGTATTAGAGTGGCAGCCTGCAGACGTTTTCGCCGGAGTTCACATTAGTTGCAATAATGTTAGGAAGCGGGAAGTCACCGGCCACCAGAcccagagaggagaggaggacgaTGGACCCCAGCAGGAGGCTCGGTAAGGAAACCTCCAAGCTGTTCAGGTCTCTTTTCAGTTCACTGACACCGTAACACGAGTCTGTGGACTTCAGTCcgtgtttctgtcactttgtaGTGAGGATATCTTCAGTGCTGAGTGCTTTTCTGCCGAGTGCTTTCCCATCTGCAGTGATTTTCTTCAGTCCTGTCACGATTATAATATTCTACCCAACGTTTCAGCAGGGAGTTGGAGTCAAATCTGTTGTATTTTAGACGCGATAAAGAGGTTTttgctgtgacattttctgcagtttccttatttatttattgaagcGTTTGTGTTATGGTGTCAACACCTGTCGACTGGCTTTGATCTGGAGTGACACTTTGCTGCTAATCAACAGATAACAACGCACTGACACATTAAACACGGCTGAAatggggagtgtgtgtgtgtgtgtgtgtgtgtgggagtgtgtgacAGGGTGTAGTCGAAGAGATCGCGCGTTTATGAGGAGGTGAACTGTTCGCTCGGCCTCCTGGTGTggctcagcctcctcctccctctcggTCCAGCACTCATCCGAGGTCACAGGTCACACCTCAGCCCAAAATAGACACCTGCTGAGCGGCGACCGAGCACCTGTCAGAGTCTCTGAGAGGACTCCAGGTGTCCGACCGCCACTGAACTGATGCTGTCCCACCCGCATGTATCACGTAAAATACTCCTGCAGCCAGTGTTTTGGTGctaaatcattattattattattattagtattattttatgtttttgtcaggTTGACAACATTACATTAAGAGTTGAAAAGGACGTTTTCAACTCTGACTTAAGTGCTGTACTTGAGTACTTTCTGCTGTGATACATGAATGCACCACCAACCACTAATAAGATGATGTACAGTTATATAAATTATTCAGAAATGACTCTGGTCTGCGaaatgtgtacttttactttttggtaATTTGAGTTTCCTGAAGCAAAGATTTAAAAGCAGTACTTTTACACCGTGATATTGCcacatttacttcagtaaacaCTCTGAGTACTTcttaaaaacactgagaaatacACGCAAAGCAAGACGCAGTCTGCATTTTTCCTCCCGTCGCTAACATATAATCACTTTACATCTCACCTGCGTTTATTTCGGTATTCAGACAACTAAAATCGGACTCCAAACTTTTAATTCCTGAAGTGTGAGCTCCTggcttgttgtgttttttttacagcagtgtgtgtgtgcaggaatccacacacacgcacacacacagcagactgtgtCGAAACTGTTCACACTATGCAGACTCTTGTTTAAGCATTACTGATGTTTGAGTTATGAAACTGTATCTCTGTGTGCCTGAAAACGCCACACGCTGCCTTCAGTGCTGCCCGCAAATACTGACTGATGAAGCCACCGAGGtcgccccacccccacctccaccttccACCCCGACCTCCATGTGTCATCATAAATCAGTAAGGCGGCCCTCAACCCGCCGCCCCATCAAAGGGGGAAAAAGACCAcatagttttgttgtttggagTAAAATGAGTTCACAGGTTTTGTGTCATGTGGTGTCACaagacttctttttcttttcttttttttcacctgctGTACAGGTGACGTGGGAAATTCGGTCTGCGAGCCTGAGATTTGTTTGCTTTGGGATAATGTGAATCAGACAAGCGCGCATCTGAATCTGTTCGTCCCCAGATGAGGGTTTGTGGATTTGATTTCTGAGGTTGTCTGCATGTTCTCAAGAAGAAAATCCACCTCTGGGCGGGTTTGGGCCGGAGGTGTTGTGAGTTTGCATCTATGAACGTGTGATGAATTTGTTGTGCTTGTTACTGTGTCATGTATTAAAGTACATCCAGCCCACACTGAGCTTACAAACGTTACTGCTACAGAGTCCAAAACAGGTAGACTGATTTAATGCTCTGGTGGCTTTTCCTACTTGTATTAAAGTTGCTTGTGAACGTGATTTTGATCTGATGTAATGCTTCAGTAGTGAGCTGCAGAAGACGACGCAGTGACACATAAACTCTGTTTGAGACTTCATGCTTAAATGCAATGGAAACACGGCAGTGGAAACATAACTTACCTTCCCTTTCTCTGAATTAGCTTTTCTTCTTTCGCAGTAACTTTCATGCATGCCCACATTTTAGGATTTAATGTGGtcaaaagagagaagaaaatgatgGTTTTGTAATTATTATCTTCGATCTGTGGACCTTAATGACCGCACTTACATTCTTGAATCACTGAAAAACCTTGTAGGCCTcctctgtatttctttttctttattttccaggCCTGCGAGAGAAAGTTAGCAAAGTCAAATGCATCAAAATGAGACAACTATTCCAATTTTTGAGCATGCCTACGCACCACAATCTTTAAATTGTCGTAATATGAAGAAGGAAAACGGGACTAATTTTCCACAAGAGTCTTCCAAACTCAGTAGCTGGATGAGAAATCCCAGCGACTGAAGATTTTTGGCCTCTGGACAGACCAGGGACAGTTTCTGTTATCTTATTAGCTGGTAATTATGTCCCAGATATTAAAGTAGCAGCAGCTGATCTGAACAGTTTATTCCCTCGCCGTGCGGTCGTCTCTCGCTTATTAACGAGTAAATGAATGACATTATGAGAGACAAGCAAAATATCTGATTTCAGAGAGGCTGCTTTGCTTTCATGCTCAACCGTGTGGAATCTGGTCTCAGATCAGACGAAATCACTGAGCGTCAGGACGGCTCTGCTTGCCTTGCGGGGACAACTGTGGGACAGATTTGAGGAAAACTGAATTCCACCCATATCACATCAGCAACACCCCGACTCGCCTATCTTTATGCAAGTGTAGAATCCTGGCTAGCCGGCTCTCGTGACGGTTGTTATGCTGAGAGAAACGTGAACCGTGTCCCAGGAGGAGCTGGTATGTGGGCCTGAGTTCAGAGGACTCATGCAGACGCAGTCTATTACTGACCAGCTGATgtggttattttctttctgaccCTCCTGCCCGCCAACCCCCCTGCTGCTCACAGTGTCGATAAAGCCTCAGGAAAATATTCCTTATGGGActgatttcagtgtttattgTTTCTCACTGCTTATTCAgcagaaaccttttttttttttgctttgagcCAATTGTTCAGACGTGGAGCTGTTTGTTATTCAGTTTTGGTCCTCTGCTTTGGTCCAGAGTTAAAGATCTCATCAACTTTTGGACGGGTTGGCGTGAACATTTAGTGCGCGTGATTCGTGGCCTCCAGATGATGAATCCTATTACCTTTGACAGCTATTTTATGACCAAAATCCTTGCAAAACTTAACTCTGCTGTGGGCATTGGCTCTGACTTGTGTTAGAAGTTGGGGCGGTGAACGTAATTTTAGCTGACGTCATGCTATGAGGAGATTTTGCATGTTCCAACTTGGACTGTAGCTGTGAGACCTCTGGGTTTATGGTAATTTATTTTAgcctggtgtgtttgtggtagCTGGCTGCATTGTGCTGCAGCCTTTACAGCTGGCTAAAGTAACTTAACTACATCTAACTAAATATCCAAATATCAGGCCTACATGTTGCCATCATGAGCCAAGTTAGCATCGTGATGTTAACACTCAACGCACTGCTGCACTCAAGTACAACTTTCCTCTCCAACTATGCTAATCCTGCTGCTTTAATTGTTTCTCTTCTGTGGGGTTGCTAGCCAGTGGGCATGCCGGCATTTTGACCACCTGATGAAGTGGATGTCAACCAGATTTTCAGCAGGGGGggactgtaaaaaaaagaaaatgcgATTCAGCTCTCCAGCCTGAAGAATCGTGCCCATCCCTCCGTTTACGCCCTTATGAATAGACTCTGAGGCGCGTAGTGTAACATAATGTGTCGGTGCAAACTGTGGACTGGGCCACACTTGCAGACCCGTGCCCATTTGTTCTGCTGCGGTTAGATATTAAAACGATGCAGGCGGGAAAGCAAAAGTGTTATTGTGGCCGCAGAGGAGCGGCAGCAATGAAAGGTGAAGCAGCGGGTTGAGACTGAGGCAGTTGAGGTTGTTTGGGCAGCTTAGTGTGGT of the Scatophagus argus isolate fScaArg1 chromosome 16, fScaArg1.pri, whole genome shotgun sequence genome contains:
- the hexim1 gene encoding protein HEXIM1, coding for MTEPAQQTHHLKTSRSPSGGISGDAMEHLPASNPGGPENGDRGRQRGQKQQQQAENCGDINTDKLWQMKGGQRGVCPALAAGNELPKCPISAQPRQKPSVLAAGDDNHISHGKNGEDRQLEETLNQVQEESSLIDSDTGLDARLGKKRHRRRTTRKKRNWKPYYKLSWEERKALEEKETARASRVREEMFAKGLPVAPYNTTQFLMDEHDREEPDLNTETGVRRPAGVGGRLEDTGSEEDFFDNDDEDDDDGSGGGSDGIGRPGNAGGEFLQRDFSETYEMYHVESLQNMTKQELVQEYLELEKCMSRLEEENNRLRRAVEPGGLTVDSSLVRLGELERELERLRAQNTELLLQNQPNKDRGQVATN